Proteins from a single region of Bos javanicus breed banteng chromosome 25, ARS-OSU_banteng_1.0, whole genome shotgun sequence:
- the GNG13 gene encoding guanine nucleotide-binding protein G(I)/G(S)/G(O) subunit gamma-13, producing MEEWDVPQMKKEVESLKYQLAFKREMSSKTIPELLKWIEEGIPKDPFLNPDLMKNNPWVEKGKCAIL from the exons ATGGAGGAGTGGGACGTGCCCCAGATGAAGAAGGAAGTCGAGAGCCTCAAGTACCAGTTGGCTTTCAAGAGGGAGATGTCGTCTAAGACCATCCCTGA GCTCCTCAAGTGGATCGAGGAAGGGATTCCCAAGGACCCCTTCCTGAACCCCGACCTGATGAAGAACAACCCGTGGGTGGAGAAGGGCAAGTGCGCCATCCTGTGA
- the CHTF18 gene encoding chromosome transmission fidelity protein 18 homolog: MEDYELELYGVEDDFDSQFAAELEVLAELEGSAALSPSRDPRPTVGRPRQTFEEAIVGGDAAIHCSPGGPPRNSKGSVRKRHLAPDIQGERSLPPTPHIKRSRLQAVRRLNFRSEEMEEMTPPDSPTLDITPPPSPEIPDELLGEGPLDSGADAGLTQASLATRNPVLRRPPVLEDYVNVTSTGGDRAFLVLRADPVGTGVQSPFRDTGWRGRGQLDLLGMPFTSLKEKVNSERRRRLLEEAQRLSDMLCSLRSQEMEEETQPSGAPEEEPADSQDASQHCLWVDEFAPQRYTELLSDDFTNRCLLKWLKLWDLVVFGREKPVRKPRPSAEPARGGKEATASSKWKSHEQVLEEMLEAELDPSGRPRQKVALLCGPPGLGKTTLAHVIARHAGYCVVEMNASDDRSPEAFRTRIEAATQMESVLGAGGRPNCLVIDEIDGAPTAAINVLLSVLDRKGPQQAGPGGPSVPTGGGRRRRAEAGLLMRPIICICNDPFAPSLRQLKQQALLLHFPPTLPSRLMQRLQEISLRRGMRADPGALAALCEKTDNDIRACINALQFLHRRGQRELSVQAVQSTRIGLKDQRKGLFSVWQEVFQLPRAQRRRVGQDSTLRTHMLLLGDQLSGSGPLAAEAPLTTAAQRFYHILHVAMSAGEHEKVVQGLFDNFLRMRLRDSSLGAVCTALDWLAFDDLLGRAALHGQSFQLMRYLPFLLPAFHLLFASSHVPRITFPSSQQEAQNRMNQTQNLIQTLVSGITPATRSWAAPQALILDTLCLLLDILTPKLRPVSTQLYSAREKQQLASLVGTMLAYSLTYRQDRTPDGQYIYRLEPNVEEVCRFPELPARKPLTYQAKQLIAREVEVEKMRRVEASARARDGPQVDGGPPGGSGEKELQPPAPCNHKQRLECILKRAALEEQPERDFFGRVVVKRAAAPSTGHEAPETDTAERRVGTAVGRSDVWFRFKEGVSNAVRRSLYIRDLL, encoded by the exons ATGGAGGACTACGAGCTGGAGCTGTACGGCGTCGAGGACGATTTCGACAGCCAATTCGCGGCCGAGCTCGAGGTGCTGGCCGAGCTGGAAG GGAGTGCCGCCCTGTCGCCTTCCAGGGACCCCCGGCCCACTGTGGGCCGGCCCCGCCAGACGTTCGAGGAGGCAATTGTTGGAGGGGACGCTGCCATTCACTGTTCTCCAGGCGGACCTCCAAGGAACAGCAAGGGCAGTGTCAGGAAGAGGCATCTGGCTCCTGACATCCAGGGCGAGAGATCCCTGCCCCCTA CTCCCCACATCAAACGGTCCAGACTGCAGGCTGTCAGGAGACTGAACTTTAGGTcggaggagatggaagagatgacACCTCCTGATTCCCCGACTCTGGACATTACTCCCCCACCAAGTCCCGAGATACCTGATGAGCTGTTGGGCGAAGG GCCCTTAGACTCTGGGGCTGATGCGGGTCTCACTCAGGCCTCACTAGCCACTCGCAATCCTGTTTTGCGGCGGCCCCCAGTCTTGGAAGACTATGTCAATGTGACCTCCACGGGCGGCGACCGGGCCTTTCTGGTGCTTCGGGCTGACCCAGTGGGCACTGGGGTGCAG AGCCCTTTCCGTGATACCGGGTGGCGTGGCCGTGGCCAGTTGGACCTGCTGGGCATGCCCTTCACTTCCCTGAAGGAGAAGGTCAACAGCGAG CGGCGACGGCGACTGCTGGAAGAGGCCCAGCGGCTCTCAGACATGCTGTGCAG TCTCAGGTcacaggagatggaggaggagaccCAGCCCTCAGGGGCACCTGAGGAGGAGCCAGCTGACAGCCAAGATGCCTCCCAGCATTGCCTCTGGGTGGATGAGTTTGCACCACAGCGCTATACGGAGCTGCTCAGTGATGAC TTCACTAACCGCTGCCTTCTCAAGTGGCTGAAGCTGTGGGACCTAGTGGTGTTTGGTCGAGAGAAGCCTGTCCGGAAGCCTAGGCCCAGTGCAGAACCGGCCCGTGGTGGCAAGGAGGCCACAGCTTCCAGCAAGTGGAAGAGCCATGAACAAGTTCTCGAGGAGATGCTGGAGGCTGAGCTGGACCCAAGTGGGCGGCCCCGGCAGAAG GTGGCACTGCTGTGTGGGCCCCCAGGGCTGGGCAAGACCACCCTGGCCCACGTGATTGCGCGGCACGCTGGGTACTGTGTGGTGGAGATGAATGCGAG TGATGACCGCAGCCCTGAAGCCTTCCGCACACGCATCGAGGCGGCCACGCAGATGGAGTCCGTCCTGGGTGCTGGTGGGAGACCCAACTGCCTGGTCATCGATGAGATCGATGGGGCCCCCACG GCTGCCATTAATGTTCTCCTGAGTGTCTTGGATCGCAAGGGCCCACAGCAGGCAGGGCCAGGGGGCCCATCTGTGCCCACAGGCGGGGGGCGGCGGCGCCGGGCAGAGGCAGGGCTCCTGATGAGGCCCATTATCTGCATCTGCAACGACCC GTTCGCGCCCTCTCTCCGGCAGCTGAAGCAGCAGGCCCTCCTGCTACATTTCCCGCCCACGCTGCCCTCCAGGCTCATGCAGCGGCTCCAGGAG ATCTCCCTGCGGCGGGGCATGCGGGCTGACCCCGGCGCTCTGGCGGCCCTCTGTGAGAAGACGGACAACGACATCCGCGCCTGCATCAACGCCCTGCAG TTCCTGCACAGGCGGGGCCAGCGGGAGCTGAGTGTTCAGGCCGTTCAGAGCACACGCATTGGCCTGAAGGATCAGCGGAAGGGGCTCTTTTCCGTGTGGCAGGAGGTCTTCCAGCTGCCCCGGGCCCAGAG GCGCCGTGTGGGTCAGGACTCAACCCTGCGCACTCACATGCTCCTGCTCGGGGACCAGCTCTCGGGCTCAGGGCCCCTCGCTGCCGAGGCGCCCCTGACCACAGCCGCGCAGCGTTTCTACCACATCTTGCACGTGGCCATGTCTGCCGGCGAGCATGAGAAGGTGGTCCAG GGCCTGTTCGACAACTTTCTTCGGATGAGGCTACGGGACTCCAGCCTGGGCGCTGTGTGCACTGCCCTCGACTGGCTGGCCTTTGACGACCTGCTGGGCCGGGCCGCCCTCCATGGCCAGAGCTTCCAGCTGATGCGCTACCTGCCCTTCCTGCTCCCGGCCTTCCACCTCCTCTTCGCCTCCAGCCACGTGCCACGGATCACCTTCCCCAGCAGCCAGCAGGAG GCCCAGAATCGCATGAACCAGACACAGAATCTGATCCAGACGCTGGTGTCGGGTATCACGCCAGCCACCCGCAGCTGGGCTGCACCGCAGGCACTCATCCTAGACACCCTCTGTCTGCTCCTGGACATCCTCACGCCCAAGCTGCGCCCA GTGAGCACACAGCTGTACAGCGCCCGAGAGAAGCAGCAGTTGGCCAGCCTGGTAGGCACCATGCTTGCCTACAGCCTCACCTACCGCCAGGACCGCACGCCCGACGGGCAGTACATCTACAGGCTGGAGCC GAACGTGGAGGAGGTTTGCCGCTTTCCCGAGCTGCCTGCCCGCAAGCCCCTCACCTACCAGGCCAAGCAGCTCATTGCCCGCGAGGTGGAAGTGGAGAAGATGCGGCGGGTGGAGGCCTCGGCTCGGGCCAGAGACGGCCCCCAG GTGGATGGGGGTCCCCCGGGGGGCTCGGGGGAGAAGGAGCTGCAGCCACCTGCCCCATGCAACCACAAGCAGCGGCTGGAGTGTATCCTGAAGAGAGCCGCCCTGGAGGAACAG CCCGAGAGGGACTTCTTCGGTCGTGTGGTTGTCAAGAGAGCAGCAGCCCCGAGCACAG GGCACGAGGCCCCTGAGACTGACACAGCTGAGCGGCGTGTGGGCACTGCAGTGGGCAGGAGCGACGTGTGGTTCCGCTTCAAGGAGGGCGTCTCCAATGCCGTGCGGCGCAGCCTGTACATCAGAGACCTGCTCTAG